A region of Salvia splendens isolate huo1 chromosome 17, SspV2, whole genome shotgun sequence DNA encodes the following proteins:
- the LOC121774981 gene encoding putative E3 ubiquitin-protein ligase ARI4 — MTMEERGVSEASLRAEEDEDDFKSCCEDEDELDLKVDLDENVVKMYFKGVSVASPGDSGSRMSGIGVVMDRPGCSAPVRIQKKLDFYVEEPVAECLALLDGLSEAIQREAKCVFAFTDSEILHSQIVDEKVVESPLLVALRQRIMEQARNLETFVLKLVPASDLDRALGLARVAVGIVSSCGGVGEDSMKSCSICCEEKLSSMMLSFKCSHEFCSHCMKTYVEGKVRCGRVPIRCPESGCKYCISASECKLFLPVASYESLERAIGEANMLSSNKIYCPYPNCSVLLDPRDCLSSSQSDNSCVECPVCQGLVCVDCEVAWHSSITCEEYQSLPLEERDLARISRRRRCDRCRTMVELTHGRYHMRCWCGHEFCYSCGEDYRDGNRMCRCAFWEDDFTEGMAAYPSQQLEQWVWDSFEPLPMATGAYSDQERSQLALIQRFLAGGFSLGDEDPHQAPPQCTDSYADTMKDLRQLPWLERFVSVISDDFYEDYIQ; from the exons ATGACAATGGAAGAAAGAGGAGTGAGTGAAGCATCGTTGAGGGCGGAAGAAGACGAAGACGACTTCAAGAGCTGCTGCGAAGACGAGGATGAATTGGATTTGAAGGTGGATTTAGATGAAAATGTAGTCAAGATGTATTTTAAGGGTGTGTCTGTTGCTTCCCCCGGTGATTCGGGCTCTAGGATGTCGGGAATCGGGGTGGTTATGGATAGGCCGGGATGTTCAGCCCCGGTTCGGATCCAGAAGAAGCTCGATTTCTATGTCGAGGAGCCGGTTGCAGAGTGTTTGGCATTGCTGGATGGTTTGTCCGAGGCTATACAGCGCGAGGCGAAGTGCGTTTTCGCCTTCACGGATTCTGAAATCTTGCATAGTCAG ATTGTTGATGAGAAGGTTGTTGAGAGTCCTCTTTTGGTGGCATTGAGGCAAAGAATCATGGAACAAGCACGTAATCTCGAGACGTTTGTGTTAAAACTCGTCCCGGCCAGCGACCTAGATAGGGCTTTGGGTTTAGCTCGAGTCGCTGTTGGTATAGTCTCCTCTTGTGGTGGTGTCGGGGAGGATTCAATGAAGAGCTGCTCGATCTGTTGTGAGGAGAAGCTCTCGTCGATGATGCTCTCGTTCAAATGCTCCCACGAGTTCTGTTCCCACTGTATGAAAACGTACGTCGAGGGTAAAGTGCGTTGCGGTCGAGTGCCAATCAGATGCCCTGAATCGGGATGCAAGTATTGTATCTCGGCTTCCGAGTGCAAACTGTTTCTCCCCGTTGCTTCGTATGAGTCTCTGGAGAGAGCCATCGGAGAAGCAAATATGTTGAGCTCGAACAAGATATATTGCCCATATCCTAATTGCTCGGTCCTGCTTGATCCCCGCGATTGCTTGTCATCGAGCCAGTCGGACAACAGCTGCGTGGAGTGTCCCGTCTGTCAAGGGCTCGTCTGCGTTGACTGTGAGGTCGCGTGGCATTCCTCCATTACCTGCGAGGAGTACCAAAGCCTCCCATTGGAGGAGAGGGACCTCGCTCGGATCTCGAGGCGCAGACGCTGCGATCGTTGCAGGACAATGGTTGAGCTAACTCACGGTCGCTACCACATGAGATGCTG GTGCGGTCATGAGTTCTGCTACTCGTGTGGGGAGGACTACAGGGATGGGAATCGGATGTGCCGGTGCGCGTTTTGGGAGGACGACTTCACGGAAGGGATGGCCGCGTACCCTTCCCAGCAGCTGGAGCAGTGGGTGTGGGACTCGTTCGAGCCGCTCCCGATGGCAACGGGCGCGTACTCGGATCAAGAGCGGTCACAGCTGGCGCTGATTCAGAGGTTCCTCGCCGGGGGCTTCAGCTTGGGCGACGAGGATCCGCATCAAGCCCCTCCGCAGTGCACGGACTCGTATGCGGACACGATGAAGGATCTGCGCCAGCTGCCTTGGCTCGAGAGGTTCGTCTCGGTTATAAGCGACGACTTCTACGAAGACTACATACAATGA